The window CGCCGACGGCGACATCGGCGTACCCGTCGCCGTTGGTGTCACCCGCGGACACGCTCCACCCGAAGCGGTCGTTCTTCTCGGCGGCACCCGGGACCGAGGCGGTGTCCTGGGTGATCCGGACAGGGGTCCGGGTGGACAGTCCGGAGGCGCTTCCGTACGTCACGGTGACCGCACCGCCCGGACCGCCGTTCGGCTCCTCGGCGGACTTCTCCATGAAATTTCCGGTGACGATGTCCCCGTAACCGTCCTTGTCGACGTCGGCGATGGCCGCCGCGTAGCCGCCCGCGAGCTTGCTCGACGCCTTGAGGCCGGTGGCGCTGCCCTTGTAGAGGACGCTGCGAGTGGCGTAGACGTTGCCGCTCTCCTGCTGGCCCATGACGAGGAGGTCGGCCGCACCGTCCCCGTTGACGTTGCCGGCGACGAGCTTGTCCGGGTAGATGCCGGTGGCCGCGGTGGTGTCGATGCCGACGAGGGCAGCGGCCTTGCCGGTACGGGAGATGGGGCCCTTGAAGATGTTCAGGCTCGGGGTGGAGTTGTTGCCGGCGGCGAGGTCGGTGTGTCCGTCGCCGTCGAAGTCGCCCGCAGCCAGGGCCCAGCCGAGTTCGTTCCGGTACTGGGGCAGCGGGGACGCGATGTCGGTGCCGGTCGTGAGACCGGTCGCCCCGCCCCAGATGACGGTGAGGACACCGTACGAGTCGGTGGAGCCGATCCGGTCGGAATGCACGCCGACCACGAGGTCGGTGTACCCGTCGCCGTCGAGGTCGCCCGTGGTGAGCCGGTCACCGAAGTAGTCACTGGACTCCGGAGTGCCGGGGATACCCGTGGTGGCCTGGCTGATGACCTTGTGCTTGGACTTGTCGAGGCCGCTCTTGGTGCCGTAGACGACCGTGACGTAGCCGGCCCCTTCCCTGCCCGAGATCTTGCCGATGGGCGCGGCTATGACGAGGTCGCGGTAACCGTCGCCGTTGAAGTCGCCCTGCAGCCCGGAAGGCGCGGCGGAGGCGCCGCCCGCGCCGGCGACGAGCAGCGCGCCGGTGAGCGCGGCCGCGGCGGCGGTGGCGGTGGCGATACGGAGGCTCTGGTGCATGCGGGTCTTCTTCTCCTGCGGCAGGCCGGATGCCGGTGGTACGGCATCGGAATTCGGTTGATCGATCGGCGCCGGTGCACGTGTGGGCAGGCGTTCAGGCGCGTACACGTGTACCCACGTCGTTCGGTGCACACGTGGACTGCTGGAGGGCCTCCAGGGTTGTACGGGACAGGTGTGCCGTCACGCACCTCTCAGCCGGGCTCCCCTCGGCCGGAGCCCGCCACCCCGACGCGGCCACCAGCTCGTGGCATGACCCTCTACCGGGGCTCGCGGCCCTTGAGCCCGTCAGCCGCCGGTGCACGGTCGGCGCGGTGTGTACGGGCGCCGTGCACGTCGAGCACCGTCCGGAACTGCTCGCGCGCCTCGCGGACGCGGCCTGTCGCCAGGTAGGCGCGGCCCAGACGGCTACGGATGTCCATCTCCAGCCAGTCGCAGCTGGGGTCGGTGAGCGGGTTCAGCAACTGGTGCTGAAGGAGGGCCTGGTGATGGAGGGCGATGGCCGCGCCCGGGTTTCCCTCGCCCTGCTCCGCCGTGCCCAGCCGGGTCAGGCTGCGCGCGCAGAGGAAGATGTCCCCGACCTGCTCGACCAGGCGGATCGCCTCGCGGTACAGGCTCTTGGCCTCACCGTAGTGGCCGAGGCGGAGGTGGACGTCGGCGGCGCAGCTCAGGGGCCTGCCGAGCATGCGCGGTCTGCCGTCCGTCTCGGCGTGGGTACGGGCTTCGGCGAAGCAGGCCAGCGCCTCCTCGTTCCGTCCCCCGAATTGGTGGGTGAGGCCGAGGATGACGAGTGCCGTCGAGGCGACCCAGTCATTGCGCAGTCGCTCGGCCAGGTCCACCGCCGCGGTGACATGGCGGATCGCCCGGTCACCGTCGCCCACACTCAGGTCGAGAGCCCCCAGCCCGGCGAGAGTCCGGGCCTCTTCGTACGGGTCGGGGCGGCGTCGGATGAGGTCCAGCGCCTCGGTGAAGCAGGTGCGCGCCTGCGTGTACCGGCGTTGGTGTACGGCGGTGTAGCCCAAGCAGTTCCGCAGTGCGACGGCCATCCGCTCGTCGGTTGCCTCGTCCACGTGGTCGAGTGCGATCTCGAGAGCTGTCTGGCACTCGTGGTAGCGGCCCTGCCGTACGAAGTAGTCGACCATCGCCTCGGCGATCCAGCAGGCGTAGTCGGCTTCGCCGAAGGCCGCGGCGTGTCCGACGACGTCGGCGAGCTCTCCACCGGCCGCGTCCAGCCAGGCTTCCGCCTCCTGCCAGGTCGTGAACGGTGCTCCATCGGGCTGAGGTCCGGTGGGGAAGTTGCCGGAGTCCCAGTCGCTGGCGATCCGGGCCGCGTCCAGGTAGAGGCGGAGTGCGGCTGTGCGTGCGGCGGTGGCTTCGGCGGGCGCGGCTTCCGCGAGGTGTCGTGCGTGCACGCGAACCAGGTCGTGCAATCGGTAGCGGCCCGGACGCGGCTGCTGCAGCAGACTCGTGTCGACCAGGCTCTCCAGGATCTGCTCGGTGGCGTCGGGCGGCCCATGGAGCATGGTCGCCGACGTCAGCACGTCGAACTCGACCGTCGGTGCCAGGCCCAGGGCCCGGAATCCGCGCTGCTGCTCGGGTGCGAGATGTTCGTACGACAGGGTGAAGGCTGCCTCCACGCTGCGATCCCCGACGCTCAGCTCGCCGAGCCGGTGCTCATCGCCCGCCATGCGGCCCGCCAGGTACCCCACCGTCCAGGTGCTGCGGTTCTGCAGCCGCGACCCGGCGATGCGCAGTGCCAGCGGCAGCCCGTCGCAGAGCGCGACCAGCTGATGCGTCGCTTCCGGCTCCCTGCCCGCGCGCTCCTCTCCGATGATGTGCGTGAGCAGGGACACCGCGTCCCCGCTGTCCAGGGGCTCCAGAGTGATCCGTCGGTCGGCGTCGAGTTCGGCCAGCCGGCGTCGGCCGGCCACCAGCACCCTGCTTCCCGCCCCGGCCGGCAGCAGCGGTCGTATCTGGTCGGCGTCCAGGGCGTCGTCCAGTACGAGAAGCAGTCGCAGCGGGCTCGTTGCCGCGCGCCAGATCGCGGTGAGCTCTTCGAGGTCGCTCGGCAACTCGCCTTTGGCCGCGCCGAGCGATCGCAGCAGCCGCTGCAGCGCCTGCTCCGGCGATTGCCGCCGCTGCGTGCTGTGCGCGCGCAGGTCCGCGAACAGGCAGCCGTCCGGGTAATGGGCGCTGAGCTCCCGCGCCGCGCGCACGACGAGTGCGGTCTTGCCGACCCCGGCCGTGCCGTCCACCGTCACGATCGATACGGACCCGGGCGCGGAAGGCGCGATCAGCTGCGCCAGCTCGGTCTCCCGCCCGATCAGGTGGCCGGCGTCGCCCGGCAGTTCATTGACTGTACGGCCGAGCCGGGGCCGGGTGGAAGGAGCTGCGGAGCGCGCCGTGGCGCGACCGAGGAGCAGTTCGTCGTCCCGACGTAGCACCGCTTCATGTACCCGACGGAGCTCAGCACCAGGATCGACCCCGAGCTCGTTACGCAGCCGCTCGCACATGTCCTGATGGACGGTCAGGGCCTCCGCCTGACGTTCGCTGCCGTACAGGGCGCGCATGCGCAACGCCACCAGCGACTCGTCGTACGGACTGGATGCCGACAGGGCGGCGAGATCGTCCAGGGCATCGGCGAATCGGCCGAGCAGAACCAAGCACTCGAGCCGTTCCACCCGAACCCTGAGGAGGCGCTCCAGCAGCCGCTGCCGTTCGACGTCGGCGAACGGTCCGGGCAGCCCGGCCAGCGGCTCGCCGTCGAACAGGGCGAGTGCGGCCGACAACCGGTCCACCGCGGTGGCCGGATCGCCGGACGCCTTCGCGCGCCGAGCGCCCTCGATGTGCTCGGCCAGGTCCGCCGCATCGAGCTGGACATCGTCGACGACGAGGCGGTACCCGCCCCCTTCCCCGCGGATCACCGAATCCGCCGGCCCGGTGCCCTCCGCGTCGAGGGTCCGCCGCAACTCGTAGATGTAGCTGGGCAGTACCTTCCGGCCGGTTCTCGGTGGCTCGGCCCCCCACACCCCGTCGAGCAACTGCTCGTGGCTCACCAGGAAGCCAGGACGCAGCGCCAGCGCGGCCAGCACGGCCTGTCGCCGGACGGGCCCCAGGGGCAGCTGAGCCCCGCCACGCCAGGCCCGCACCGGCCCGAGCACGGCAAGCCGGAGCTGTCGACAAGAACCCGCGCCCACCCGAAGCCTCCGCTCCGCTCCGCGCATCATCAGAATTTCATTGGCATTGCAGCGTGTGCCGCCATGGTTTGCAAGTGCCCATCGAGACCCCGGGGTTCAACCGCGGGGAAGTACCGGAGGGCGCGCTGTGCCGGGCGGCGGCCGTTGGCGGGGGAAGTGGCCGCCGCCCCTCCGAGGAAGGAATACGGACGTGACTGTCATCGACAGGTCTCTCACGAGATTGCTGAAACAGCGGAGGCTCTTCCTCACACGCGAGCGGAGCGATGCCGCGGAGATCGTGTATGTATGCGTGGACGACGGGCTCCCCGGTGGCTATCCGGTCGGTTACGTCATCCCGTCGCGTACGGGGACCTGGTTCGCGTACGCCCGAGCCCGTCCCGGCCGCGTCTTCGCCAACGACCAGGTGGACGCAGGCCTGTTGAGCGTCGAAGAGGCCGTGCGCGCCGTCCTCGATCACGCCCGCTACGGGGACGTCCTGTTCGCCCTGGAACAGCGAGCCGGCTCCGACGCCACGTACACCGCCGAGGTGCACCGGGCCCACGCCACCTGGCTCGCCGCGCTCGCCGAGCCCGAAGGCATCACCCACCTCGGCAACGGCAGGGTCCGCTTCACCGGCCCCGCCGTCGCGTACCTGCGCGGCCTCCCGGAACGCCTGGGCTGCCACGTGGACGACGAGGACCGGATCCGGCTGGGCGGGGAGTCGTACCGGTTGACCCGCGAGACCCGGCACACCGGCGAAGCACGCTCTGAAGGAGGAACAGGCTGACCGAGGCTTGCGCAGGGGTGCGTCATGAAGTCCACGCGATGACCCGGCCTGCAGGCAACGAGACGCGACTGCCGTCAAATGATGCCGTGGGCTCCGATGCGCGTCGGACGGCAGCTTCCGAAGCCGACCGACATCGGATGTCGGCCAAAGTACTCGGGCGGAGTTGAGTACTTGCGCCCTGGTCGGCCATGGTACGAGCCGGAACGCTCGGGCCATGCGACAACGACTACTGAATCTGGTTCCCCAGCTGTTGGCGGTCCTCGTGCTGGCTGTGCTGGCGCCAGCGGTGTGGGCTGCCTGGCTGGGCTGGGACCAGCATCGTGACGTGCACCCTGACGGTTCGACGACCGGCCCGTACGAGGCGTGGCAGGTGATCGGGCTGGTGCTCACTCTGCTACCGCTGGTGTACGGGGCGGTATCCCGCCGCTACATCGCAGGTGCTGTGCTCGGCATCACGGTCGGCCTGACCATTGCCGCCTATTACGACTGGTCTGACGACTCCAGCGGCCTCTTCATGGTCGGCGTGGGGATGGTCATGGTGGGGAGCCTCGTCGTGACCGCCGTCGTATCCGTCGTGATCGCCTCTGTGAAACGAGAAGGCTCTCCGAGTCGCCGTTGATGGCTCAGTCAAGCGCCGGCGCGAGGGCCTTGGAGAACCAGTTCGGAAGATCCCGTATCGCGAACGGCAACTCCCAAATCGAGGGATCCGGTTCCATGCCCTGCCTTCTCGATGTAGTTGCGCGACGTTGCTCCGGCGACGGCGCGTGTGCCGAACCTGGCGGTTCCTCAACGCGCCGGCATTATGCGCCTCTTCGCCACGTCCTCCAGCAGGAGGTACCCGTACCCGCCTCCGTGTCGTCCGGCTGCACGATGCCCGGCAGGGCCGCGCGACGCTCCTCCAGGGCTCACCGCGGCTGGGGGCGCACGCCCCACGTCGTGATGGAGATCCTCGGGCACATTCGGATCAGCATCACCGTGGACGTCTACGCGCACGTCGTCCACGGTTGTGACCTGTGACCTGTGACCTGTGACCTGTGACCTGCGACCTGCGACCTGCGGCGATGCGCAAGGCCGCCGCCTCCTGGTCAATTCCCGTGCAACCAGGCTGATGTGTCCCAGTGCTACTAGATCCATGCCCGGGGGCGGCCCGGCCACTGGGGGACTGCTGGACCCCCGCTCTGCGCGTGCCGTTACAGTGCAATGCTTGTTCGATTCGCCGCGGGGTGGAGGGGGAGGGGTTGTGGGCACACAACTGATGGACAGCGCTGGGGAGTTGGCGAAGATACTGTGGCGGGAACACACCGTGTACCGGGAGCGGTCCGGCGGTGTGGTCATCCGGAGTGAGCATGTACGGCGGTGGATCAGCCTCGCTCCGGCGGGCGGCCAGGGCGAGGTCCTTGTACGCGCGGGGCGCATCCTGGACGGCGGCACCACCGCTCCGGCGCGTTCGGAAGCCGTGGTGCCCCTCTCCGCCGGTACAGGCGTGCTCGCCGCGACCTGCCGTCGCCTGCTCGCCGAGGCGGCGGCCGATGTGGCGCCGGTCGCGCCGAGGCGGGCAGCGCCTGGGCGGTCCAAGCAGGCCGGGAAGGCCGCGCGGCCCAAAGGCAGTGGGAAACACACCAGTTTCGGTTCATGGGTGATCCTCGCCTGCGTCTCCGGTGTGATCGCCCTGTACGTCTACAACTCCGCGATGCACGGCTAACTGGTTGTTGCGGTCGTGACGTTGCCGACGCTCATGCAACGGGCGCGGGGCTGTGAGCTCCTGTAGCGCCTCGGGTGAGTGCCTGTTCTGCCTGTGCGAGTCTGAGGATTGCCTGGGTCAGCTGACTCGGAGGGAGCGTGTACGGCAGTCGGATGTTGCGTTCGAACGCGCCTCCGACCCCGAATCGTGGTCCGGCTGCGATTGACACTCCGTAGTCGGGCGCGATTGCGGCCAGCCGTGAGCTGATGGGCTGGGGGAAGGTTGCCCATAGCGTCATGCCGCCGGCTGGTTGCGGGGCGTGGAGGTCGGGCAGGTGCTCGGTGAGTGCTTCGCGCAGTGCGTCGCGTTGCGACCTCAGCTGCTGGAGTGTGCCGGGCCGCTGGGTCTGGTCTTCGTTCAGGAGGATGGCTGTGGCGAGCTGCTCGACGACAGGGGTGCCGAGATCCGTGGCGTAACGGGTCTGTTGGACGCGTTCCAGGAGAGAGGGCGTTGCGCGGATCCAGCCGATGCGTAGTCCGCCCCAGATGCTTTTGGAGACCGAGCCGATGCTGATGGCGGTCGGCATGTGGATCGCGAAGGGCTCCGGGCTTGCTCCGTCCAGGGCCAGGTCGGTCATGGTTTCGTCGATGACTGTGGGACACGCGAGTCTGAGGCTCTGGCGGACGCTCGGAGGCATGCACAGCCCTGTCGGATTGTGAAAGTCAGGTATCAGGTAGGCCAGACTCGCGATTCGGCTTGCTGCGTGGAGTTGCGCAGTGTCCCAGCCTGAAGACGTTACGGCGACGGGTAGAAGACGAGCCCGCGCCTCAGTGAACGTGCTGATCGCGTGCGGGTAGGTCGGATGGTCGATCAGGATCTTGTCGCGTGGCGACACGAGTGTTCGCACCAGAAGGGCAAGCGCGTGCTGCGCGCCGTTGGTGATCAGGATGTGATCGGGCGGGGTGGGCAGTCCGCGCCGTTGATACCGGTTGGCCACTGCTTCGCGCAGCTCTGAGGTGCCGTTTCGGTCGTAGCCGTGCCGCTCGAAGTGTCGTGGTAGCTGTTCGAGAGCGGCTGCGAACGCAGCGTGAAGGATTTCGACAGGCGCGGGAGGCGCAGCGAAGGACAGGTCGATGGTCGCCGAGTTCGTGCCGGCCTGGCGCTCGGGTGGCGTGTCATCGGGGAGCCGCACGGTCGCCCTGGCGCGCGCCCGTGTGGCGAGGTATCCGTGCTCGACCAGAGTGCGGTATGCGGTGCCGACGGTGGTTCTGCTGGTGGAGAGTGCGATGGCCAGGTCACGCTCGCTCGGCATGGCCGAGCCGAGCGAGAGACGTCCATCCAGGACCAGCAGCCGCAACCTGTCGGAGAGGCGTTGATGCGCCGGCCCGGGCCCTTCCTGCCAGGTCCCCAACATGCGTGCTACCACGTGCGAAGTAACTTTCACCCAGCCAGCATAATCAATCTGGCTATGGAACCCAGGTCCAGATGCCCCACAGGCTTGCCCTATGGCACCTCCTGCTTCCGCTGCGCACCCCTCCACCCCGGCTCGTCACGACCAGCCCCTCATGACCCGCATGAACGCCTTCGCCCAAATCCGGGCGGGCCGAAAGGCGCGTCGTATCCCTCAGCTATTGGTCGGCTTGGTGGGGTACGGGGCCGCCGTGATGATGCTCGTCCAGACCGGGCTGGGACCAGCCAGCTGGAACGTGCTCACGGAGGGCGCTGCCAAGGCTCTTGGATTCTCCTTCGGCTGGACGACAAACCTGATCTCCGTATTTGTGCTTCTCGCATGGATTCCCCTGCGAGAGCTGCCTGGCCTGGGCACACTCTTCAACGTCGCCATCGTCGGCTTCGCCGCAGATGCCACCGCCACCGTGCTCCCCCACCCCCAGGGGACACTTGGCGAGATCGGATACCTCGTACTCGGCCTCGTCGCACTGGCCTTCTTTGACGCGCTCTACCTCGGTGCACAGTTCGGAGCGGGCCCCCGCGACGGCATCATGACCGGACTCGTCCGGCTCACCCGCCTGCCCATCGCGGCGGTGCGCACCGGCATCGAAATCACCGTCGCCGGCGTCGGCTGGCTTCTGGGTGGAACTGTCGGGGTCGGAACCGTGCTCATCGCACTGTGCATGGGGCCCCTCGTCGGCTACTTCCTGCCACGCGTAGCGGTTCGCCTCCCCGCCGTCGCCGCAGACGAACGGCACAACCGATGAACGTGTTCCGGGTACCTGGACACGTGAAGGGCGGCGGAGCGGCTCGACCCGGATAGAGGTACCCAGCGGGAGGTGATCAGCCACATAGGCCGCCCGCTCAAGCGCCGTCTGCCGGGTGCCTGAGGCACAACTGCCGTCAAATGGTGCCGTCAAAAGGCCCCGGACCGTGATCCGTCCGGGGCCTTTTGCCTGGTGCCCCCGGCAGGATTCCAACCTGCGACCCCGCTTCAGGGGCGAGGTGGGGCGAGTTGGGCCCTGGCCTGCGGCAGGACGATTTCGGTGGATGCTGACTGCTGTCGCTACCAGCCACCGCAGTTCCCCGTGGATCCCCGCCCGATCTGGCGCGGTCGTGGCACGTCGTACCTCCTCAACGGCGGCCCAGCCGGGGGCGCGAACCTACGCGCGCCGGCATAGCCAGTTCGGCCCGCAGTGCGTCTTCCAGCGCTGAAAGGCCATCCTCCACACCCTGAAGTGGCCACTCGTCCGCCGTTGAGGAGCTGTCGGAGATCACTGTCTGGACGCGAAGCAGGGCACGGTGCACGTCACTCACAGCGGAACGAACCTCGTCGCCAGATATGAGAGATGCCTCGACGATCCACTTGTAAGCGGTCGACCGGTTGTCGAAGAGCTTCCCGTCGTCCTCATCCTTCAGGATGGAGGCCAGCGAGTCGTGCCAGCCATAGAGCCTGATCAAGAGGTCCCTGTACAGGCCCTTCTTGTCATCCAGCCAGCGCACCTGTTCTGCATGCAGTCGTTGCTCATGCTGGATACGTACCTGTCCGCGCTGAGCAAGCCATGCGCCCGCAAAGCCGGTTACAGCTCCCACCGTTGTGCCCGCAAGTCCGACCAGCGCTGCTTCCATGACAGCTTCCTAGCAGAAAACCGACTCTGCGAGCAGAGAAAGATCAAGGTCGGTGGAGTCTCAATGGTCGAGTCAAGCGCCGGATCCCGGAAGAGGCTCCGAGAACCCGCGACGGACGCCGACCCGGACAGAAACTGTTGCGATCATACGGGTAATTGAACGCGTTCAATAGGCATGGCAGGATGTCACGCAGTGGTCGCCGCTCTGGCGGGCCGCTTGCCGCTCCCGGCGATGTGCATCCCGCCGCTGCGCTGGCATCGGATGCGCCAGGCGGCCGCGAAGCAGCGTGCGGCGGAGTCCTGGGAGGAGAACGGCCACGTCTTCACCACCCGCACCGGTCGCCCGGTCGAGCCGCGCAACGTGTACCGCTCCTTCACCCGCGTCGCCGACTCCGCCGGCCTCCGCGTCGTCCGGCTGCACGATGCCCGGCACGGCTGCGCGACGCTCCTCACCGCGGCCGGGGTCGCGCCCCGTGTCGTGATGGAGATCCTCGGGCACAGCCAGATGAGCATCACCATGGACGTCTACACGCACGTCGTCCACGACACGCAGCGCGAGGCCATCAGCCACATGGACCGGCTGCTCAAGAGACGCCCAGGCCCTGAGTGAGGTTTTCTCAGGGAGAAGAGCCTCCGGCACGCCTGGGTCAGCTGGTCTACACGCGGGCGGCAGAGAGGTTGTCGAGAATCGCCGAGACCGTCTCGTCCGGTGTCTGCTCCGAGGTGTCCAGCCAGAGTCCGATGCGCGGGGTCTCCTTGCGTAGGGCGTGGTCGAGAGCCTCGACCGTCCAGAGGCCGTACCCGGTCTTCGGGCGCATCACTTCTCTGGTTTGCACGGCTGCGGCGGAGGGAGCCAGCACGATGACGTACAACGGGCGTGTACGCACCCTGGCAACATACTGGGGCAGGTCTTTCCCCAGGACGATGTCCTGGACGACCGCAGTCCATCCGTGGCGCGCGTACTCGTCGGCCACGAGCGCGGACAGCCGGTAGCGCAGTTCCAGTTGGGCCCTGGCCTCGACGGTCTCCTCGGGCAGCAGTTCCTCCCGGCCGGAGACCATCATTCGTCGGAAGACGTCGCCTCGCACGTGAGTGGCCCGGTGCAGCTGCCCGGCCAGAAGGTCGGCCACGGTGGACTTCCCCGCCGCCATCACACCGGTGATCAGGACGACTGCG is drawn from Streptomyces sp. NBC_01717 and contains these coding sequences:
- a CDS encoding FG-GAP and VCBS repeat-containing protein, with the translated sequence MHQSLRIATATAAAAALTGALLVAGAGGASAAPSGLQGDFNGDGYRDLVIAAPIGKISGREGAGYVTVVYGTKSGLDKSKHKVISQATTGIPGTPESSDYFGDRLTTGDLDGDGYTDLVVGVHSDRIGSTDSYGVLTVIWGGATGLTTGTDIASPLPQYRNELGWALAAGDFDGDGHTDLAAGNNSTPSLNIFKGPISRTGKAAALVGIDTTAATGIYPDKLVAGNVNGDGAADLLVMGQQESGNVYATRSVLYKGSATGLKASSKLAGGYAAAIADVDKDGYGDIVTGNFMEKSAEEPNGGPGGAVTVTYGSASGLSTRTPVRITQDTASVPGAAEKNDRFGWSVSAGDTNGDGYADVAVGASGEALGSKQSAGSVTVLRGSAKGLTGTGSKSFSQDTAGVPGAAEARDEFGGSVWVTDSNNDGRAELVAGAAAENNGVGSVWLFKTGTSGITATGSTAFGPGSVGGPAGISYFGDVFAN
- a CDS encoding AfsR/SARP family transcriptional regulator; translated protein: MMRGAERRLRVGAGSCRQLRLAVLGPVRAWRGGAQLPLGPVRRQAVLAALALRPGFLVSHEQLLDGVWGAEPPRTGRKVLPSYIYELRRTLDAEGTGPADSVIRGEGGGYRLVVDDVQLDAADLAEHIEGARRAKASGDPATAVDRLSAALALFDGEPLAGLPGPFADVERQRLLERLLRVRVERLECLVLLGRFADALDDLAALSASSPYDESLVALRMRALYGSERQAEALTVHQDMCERLRNELGVDPGAELRRVHEAVLRRDDELLLGRATARSAAPSTRPRLGRTVNELPGDAGHLIGRETELAQLIAPSAPGSVSIVTVDGTAGVGKTALVVRAARELSAHYPDGCLFADLRAHSTQRRQSPEQALQRLLRSLGAAKGELPSDLEELTAIWRAATSPLRLLLVLDDALDADQIRPLLPAGAGSRVLVAGRRRLAELDADRRITLEPLDSGDAVSLLTHIIGEERAGREPEATHQLVALCDGLPLALRIAGSRLQNRSTWTVGYLAGRMAGDEHRLGELSVGDRSVEAAFTLSYEHLAPEQQRGFRALGLAPTVEFDVLTSATMLHGPPDATEQILESLVDTSLLQQPRPGRYRLHDLVRVHARHLAEAAPAEATAARTAALRLYLDAARIASDWDSGNFPTGPQPDGAPFTTWQEAEAWLDAAGGELADVVGHAAAFGEADYACWIAEAMVDYFVRQGRYHECQTALEIALDHVDEATDERMAVALRNCLGYTAVHQRRYTQARTCFTEALDLIRRRPDPYEEARTLAGLGALDLSVGDGDRAIRHVTAAVDLAERLRNDWVASTALVILGLTHQFGGRNEEALACFAEARTHAETDGRPRMLGRPLSCAADVHLRLGHYGEAKSLYREAIRLVEQVGDIFLCARSLTRLGTAEQGEGNPGAAIALHHQALLQHQLLNPLTDPSCDWLEMDIRSRLGRAYLATGRVREAREQFRTVLDVHGARTHRADRAPAADGLKGREPR
- the yczR gene encoding MocR-like transcription factor YczR, which gives rise to MKVTSHVVARMLGTWQEGPGPAHQRLSDRLRLLVLDGRLSLGSAMPSERDLAIALSTSRTTVGTAYRTLVEHGYLATRARARATVRLPDDTPPERQAGTNSATIDLSFAAPPAPVEILHAAFAAALEQLPRHFERHGYDRNGTSELREAVANRYQRRGLPTPPDHILITNGAQHALALLVRTLVSPRDKILIDHPTYPHAISTFTEARARLLPVAVTSSGWDTAQLHAASRIASLAYLIPDFHNPTGLCMPPSVRQSLRLACPTVIDETMTDLALDGASPEPFAIHMPTAISIGSVSKSIWGGLRIGWIRATPSLLERVQQTRYATDLGTPVVEQLATAILLNEDQTQRPGTLQQLRSQRDALREALTEHLPDLHAPQPAGGMTLWATFPQPISSRLAAIAPDYGVSIAAGPRFGVGGAFERNIRLPYTLPPSQLTQAILRLAQAEQALTRGATGAHSPAPVA
- the yczE gene encoding membrane protein YczE translates to MTRMNAFAQIRAGRKARRIPQLLVGLVGYGAAVMMLVQTGLGPASWNVLTEGAAKALGFSFGWTTNLISVFVLLAWIPLRELPGLGTLFNVAIVGFAADATATVLPHPQGTLGEIGYLVLGLVALAFFDALYLGAQFGAGPRDGIMTGLVRLTRLPIAAVRTGIEITVAGVGWLLGGTVGVGTVLIALCMGPLVGYFLPRVAVRLPAVAADERHNR
- a CDS encoding AAA family ATPase, which gives rise to MDTELGSAVVLITGVMAAGKSTVADLLAGQLHRATHVRGDVFRRMMVSGREELLPEETVEARAQLELRYRLSALVADEYARHGWTAVVQDIVLGKDLPQYVARVRTRPLYVIVLAPSAAAVQTREVMRPKTGYGLWTVEALDHALRKETPRIGLWLDTSEQTPDETVSAILDNLSAARV